CCTGATACAAAGATATACCTCTGATTTACATCCCGGAATGTGATTTCGTAAACACGATGATTGGCTAAGGCAACGCTGAAAAAACGAAGCTGTTAACCAGCTATTAACAATAACCTTCACAGGTTTGCTGCTGAATTCCCATGTTAACAGGATAATATCTACGTCGCCAAAATCAGTCTGTAATCTGAGTAAATATGTTTAAGATTATTATTTTGAACTTTGTTTTGCCTCTCTAAGATCTATTCTTGCATTATGACCATGCTTTTGGAGTAAATAAAGAAGATTAGCTCCATTCATCAGCGTAAGGGGCTTCCCTTTAACAAATTCATACGCATCCGGACCAAAGTCAGCAGTGGTAACTAAAATGCCCTTAGTAGCACCTTCATTCATAACAGTTCCATATAGATCTCTTACGGCGGAAACACCTACTGTATTTGTATAACGTTTAGCCTGGATAACGATTTTACCTCCCCGAATCGGATCCGGATCAAAAGCAACGGCATCCACTCCTCCATCGCGACTTGCCTGCGTCACCTTAACTTCACCGCCATTTGTGCTAAATTCCTTTCCAAATACTTCCCGGATGAGATGTTCGAAGTCTTCCCAATCCATAGAAGCCAAATTGGTTGAACTATCGAGAGAGTCTGCAACATCATAGGAATTAATGAATCGAGCATCAGTTCTGCTTATCTGAAGTATTGGTTGCACAGGGGTTAATCCGCTAAGTTTACTACTTCCAACACCTTTTAGATTTTTAAAACAGATCTTGGGATCCACATGCCCAAGATCAATCTGCATAAACTCGTCTTTTTTCACCTGAATTGTAAGAACACAATTGTTCTCTCTGTTTCCATTTGCTCTATTTACAGCATTGACCCATCCGTTAAACGAAACTGCATCAATCGCGTTTGCAGCATCGGATTCGAATATTTCATGTATAGTTCTTAGTGTAATTTTATACATCACGGCATCAAACATCTTCTGTATCTGAACTTCGGATACAGGATACTCTTTAACCTCACCTTTTACTACTTTAACTTCTGCTATATTCGGCAATTGTTCCTGATTAGGAAGGGCATAGTCAATTACCAATATTTTTGTTTCCGGATTATAGTCAAGTTCGAAACTTTTGGGGAATGACTCAGGATATTTGGAGTTATTTAATACAAGATCGCAGTATTCCAACAGAGAACCTGCCTCTTTTTTAAAATACCCCTCTTTGAGAAGTGTGACTTTATAATTAGCCTCTTCCCGACGCTTCAGAAATGCGGCCTTCTCCTGGCTCCATTCTTCAACTTTTTGCGCATTACGTTGTTTTATCTTTTCAATTTCTTTATCGTATTTAAGAAGATCATTATTATTCTTTTCTTTAATGGCACTATTCTCACGATCTAGACTTTCACAAATCTGTTTCCATTTATCCAGCGCATGCTGATATTGACCTTCTGCCTGCTGAAACTTCGCATCCTTCTTTGACTTTATAAGACCATCCAAAAAGGTAAGCTTAGGCTGGAACTCATTTATATCAGGCTGTTGCGGATAGGATAACACCGATGGTGCCAATGGCTTGCGCACTGCTGAAATCAACCTGGGCAGATCGTCACCCGGATAGGGAACACTAAATCTCGTCTTATCTTTCAACATTTCCCAATCAACAGTGTCGTCAATATCCAACGTATAGATCAAAATATCATCTATTTCCTTCAAGGCATCACGCGCTTCTTTATTTCGTTTGTCTGCATCCCTTAAAATTTCCTCCTTACTACGTACAACATTTTCTTTATTAACTATTTTGCTCCATCTTTCATTGAGTTTAGCTATATGGGCATTTACTTTATTCTGTAAAATTAATTGATGATCGGATGACAATACTTTGTAATCATTCAAGCCTTTATGTGTAATCTCAGCAATATATTTTGTTTTCAGCGTGCGTGTTCCAGTGTATTCTTGTCTATGCTTTATTTGAATCTGACTTGCTACCATACGGGTCTAGGGTTTATGAAAAGGGTTAATAATAAAACGCCGAAGATACAGCATATTTCGGACTAGACATTGACAGATGCTATTTGAGCTATTTTATCACGGATTCAGGGTACCTTGAAATGAACCATCCTGTTTGGATTATTTCAAAAATATGTCCTCGGGAAACACATATCAAGAAAATTTTATCAATTATTACATTACTTAAACTACCTGTGCTGAAAGCGTGATATGCCTTCAACAGAACATATCACGCCTCTATAAATATTTCCCCTAGACCTTCAAAAACACTTTCTTCTTATACATAAAGTACAAGAACGCCCACTTCACTAAAACCAGCGTCACGGCTAATCCAACCGCCCCAAACGGATCCCCTGTCAACTGTTCCAGCCATTTGAAGAACGCATTATTGGAATAACCCCAGTCTATAAAATGCCCTGAGATGTATATCAGGATAGAATTCATCCCGATAACCCTGAAAAAGAAGGCCCATCGCTGGTACCCCAAAATATCGATGACGTAATAAAACAATGCCAGCAGCAACAAGCTGATACCACCTACCTGCAATACGAAGGAGCTGGTCCACAGGTTCTTGTTAATAGGAAAATCGAGATTCCATATCTGCGCCAGTATAATGAATGCTACTCCGGCAATGCTCATGATCCCCACTTTTTTCATAGCAGGCACCCCATTATTACGCAGCAGGTTGCCGGTAATAATTCCCAGCAATGCGGTACTGATAGCCGGGAAAGTGGATGCAACGCCTTCCGGATCATGGATACCCAGGTACAATTTTCCGGGTACAATACAACGATCCAGGTAAGATGCGAAGTTGCCCTCCATCGTCAGATCTCCGGGCGCAAATCCAGGGGCCGCCGTAAATTTCAGCAACAGCCAGTAAGCAACGGGGATCGCTGCAAACCAGATCAGCAGCGCCCTTTCTTTTGAATACAGGTAAATAATATTGGCAAACATATAAGCCAGTCCGATCCGGCCCAATACGCTACAGAAACGTATCTGCGATATCGGCTGCAGCTGCAGGCCGTTATTATAGATAATTCCCAGCAATACCAGCATCAGGCCCCGCTTTATCACCCGCGCCAGGAGCTGGCTGCGGCTCTTCCCCTTCTCCAGTTCACGGCCTACCGAATAAGGCGTTGATACGCCGGCCATAAACAGAAACAACGGGAAAATAAGATCATAAAAATGAAAGCCGTTCCACTTAGGGTGTTCCAGCTGTTCGGCTATGGCGCCCCAGAACGGTGAACCGGTGGCCTTATCAAGTGCATTAAAGATACCCCCTCCTCCCATGATCCAGAACATATCAAATCCGCGAAGAGCATCCAATGAATATAGCCGGCCTTTTTTTTCACTGTCACCGGCAGTAGGTACGGCTGCCTGCCCAGCCTGAGCAGGGGTTGTTGTTAATGTGGTCATTGATGGTGTAAAGTTGAAGCGTTCAAAGGATTATTTTAACATGCAAATGATTTTGGCTGCATATAGCTTACAAGCTACTAAAAATGAAATTAAATTTTTTTAAAAATAAATAAGGGAGGTAGAAATACCTCCCTTTTGTCATCTGTACCGTCCTTTATTAAAGGAAATCGCTTGTTATTCGAACGCCTGCAGTTCCCCTAAACCTGCGGCGTACCCGGAGTATTTCGTCACCACGAACCGGAAATACCTGCCATCAACAGATTGATAAAATTTTATATAACGGAAATCAGGATTAGTCGTACTACCCTGGGGGGCTGTACCGGAAAAATCGCCCTGGGCGGTCCAGTTCACGCCATCGGTGCTGCTGTATACTGTCATAGTGGTAGGCGCCGAGATATAGGTACTCCCATAGAAATTCCAGTACATCGGCGTAAAGGAAAAACCTTTGACGCTATGCGCGCTGCCCATGTCCAGTGTGAATACAGGCGTGTTATCGCCAAATACTTTCGATTGCCAGCCTGTAGCATAATCTCCATCAAATGCGGCAGCTGCGGAAGCCTGGCTATAATAGCTTTCTGTAGAGCTGACGATAGCATTCCACCCTGTTCTGGCGACCTGATTTCCTGTCACTTTACCATTTGCCGGATCGATGTTCTGGAGTTTCACTGTGAGTGAAACATACACCGCATTATTCTTAGGATCTGCCGCCACCGGACCTTCATCTTTTATCCTGATGGGCAGCAGGTAAGTTTTTCCGGGAGTAAATGCACCGGAATTGAGAGGCGCTACGTTGAAAGTATCTGTCGATGTTACTGCTCCGGCGGGGATGTTTACCAATTGTTGTAACAGGTTATAGGTTCCTGCTGGAAATGCCACTGCACTTGTCTTATTCGATGTATTATATGCATCAATCAGTGTGTTATCAACGGTAACGCCTACACTGAGATTAGCAGAAAATTTTGTATTGAGTGTGGCGCCGAATTGTGCCTGCTGCGGGGTAAATACATCCCCCGCCGGCGTACGGTTTATGGTTAATGGAATGGTATTGCCGGACTGATATCCGTTAAGACCAACATTGATGGTTTTAAAGGCAACCCTGACGAACATCGTTTTTCTGTTGCTGCTCAGCGGTACGCCATCTTCCGGTATATTTAATACTACAGGTACCGTATATACCCTGCTGGGATCAATTTTCGCGGGATCAGTTATCATTACAACAATGGAGTCTGCAGATGTTGTTTGCCCGGCTTTTATAGTAACCGATCCTGTACCGGAGAGCACAAAGGTACCGGGTTGTGGTCTGGCAGATGTTATGTTATTGATGCTGTCGTATGTTGCAATCAAACTGGTATCTATCCGGGCGGTGACCTGTACATCTGATTTAAATGCCCGCGTCAGTAATACCGGGAAACCAGCTTTGTTCACGGGGAAAATACCGGAACGGGCCATCACGTAATCCTGCTTCCAGGTATCGGCTGAAACGGTGCCTGCCGGCGTATATGCAAACAATCCATCTGTATTGAAAGTATCTTTCTTACAGGCTGTCATTCCCCATAAAAAGCCCGCCATCAATAACAGGGATCTGATATGTTTTAATCTTTCTTTCTTCATAAAAACAATTGATTTTATAATTACCAGTAAGAAGATGTTGTTACTGGTCGCACCTGACGCCGGCGATCCATTTCACAGGTCCTGCTGCCGTGGCATTATGGCCTTTTCCACTGATGTCACTGGCCACATTACCCTGTCCTTCATTCAACTTCCAGTATGCCTCCAATCCTTTGCTGGCAGGGTCTACTCCACAAAGGCCATTCAGGATCTCTGCCTTCGACAAAGCCCGCGACCATACCCTGCATTCAGACAGTGCTCCATCGAGCTGGCGTCCTCCTGCAGAACGGCCCAGGTAAAAATCGCCGCTGGTCAGATCTACTGTTCTGCTGAGGCTCTTGGTAGCCACCAGCGCTCCGTTTACATACATATTCTCGATACTGCCATCGAAGGTTACGGCTACATGATACCACACACCAGTGGAAAACGGCGTTGGTATTGTCAGTGCTGCGCCGCCACCAGCCATTTGCAGCTGGCTCTTATCGATCGTTACGTCTCCGAAACGCAGCAGGAAATTCTCTTCAATACCCATCACCGAACTGATAAAAGGACTGTACGACTGAAAGCTGTTTACCATCACCCGGGCTTCGTAAGTCACGGCACTCATGGATTTCAGCGCATCGTTATTCTTTGAGAAATCGACTTTAAAATAATTATTCGTAAGGCTCGCTACTGTCATATACAATACCTTCCGCACGAGGATATACAGTACCCTCGACGATTCCAGCACTCTCATGTTGCCGCTCACACTGCTGATCCGCACCGGTACCAGGTATCCGGCACCATCGGCAATCTTATCGGGCGATGTGATATTGAGTGTGATGGCATTCGAGATATTGGTTCCCGCTTTAATGGTAACCTGATCCGCAGAAAGACTGTAGGTTCCATCTGGCAGGGCTTTGAAGCTTTTGTTACCATTGGCTTTGTTATAT
The genomic region above belongs to Chitinophaga sp. 180180018-3 and contains:
- a CDS encoding DUF5009 domain-containing protein, which codes for MTTLTTTPAQAGQAAVPTAGDSEKKGRLYSLDALRGFDMFWIMGGGGIFNALDKATGSPFWGAIAEQLEHPKWNGFHFYDLIFPLFLFMAGVSTPYSVGRELEKGKSRSQLLARVIKRGLMLVLLGIIYNNGLQLQPISQIRFCSVLGRIGLAYMFANIIYLYSKERALLIWFAAIPVAYWLLLKFTAAPGFAPGDLTMEGNFASYLDRCIVPGKLYLGIHDPEGVASTFPAISTALLGIITGNLLRNNGVPAMKKVGIMSIAGVAFIILAQIWNLDFPINKNLWTSSFVLQVGGISLLLLALFYYVIDILGYQRWAFFFRVIGMNSILIYISGHFIDWGYSNNAFFKWLEQLTGDPFGAVGLAVTLVLVKWAFLYFMYKKKVFLKV
- a CDS encoding restriction endonuclease, which translates into the protein MVASQIQIKHRQEYTGTRTLKTKYIAEITHKGLNDYKVLSSDHQLILQNKVNAHIAKLNERWSKIVNKENVVRSKEEILRDADKRNKEARDALKEIDDILIYTLDIDDTVDWEMLKDKTRFSVPYPGDDLPRLISAVRKPLAPSVLSYPQQPDINEFQPKLTFLDGLIKSKKDAKFQQAEGQYQHALDKWKQICESLDRENSAIKEKNNNDLLKYDKEIEKIKQRNAQKVEEWSQEKAAFLKRREEANYKVTLLKEGYFKKEAGSLLEYCDLVLNNSKYPESFPKSFELDYNPETKILVIDYALPNQEQLPNIAEVKVVKGEVKEYPVSEVQIQKMFDAVMYKITLRTIHEIFESDAANAIDAVSFNGWVNAVNRANGNRENNCVLTIQVKKDEFMQIDLGHVDPKICFKNLKGVGSSKLSGLTPVQPILQISRTDARFINSYDVADSLDSSTNLASMDWEDFEHLIREVFGKEFSTNGGEVKVTQASRDGGVDAVAFDPDPIRGGKIVIQAKRYTNTVGVSAVRDLYGTVMNEGATKGILVTTADFGPDAYEFVKGKPLTLMNGANLLYLLQKHGHNARIDLREAKQSSK
- a CDS encoding DUF1735 and LamG domain-containing protein encodes the protein MRYLHLFFMACIGLIIAISCKKEHYSDAIYITGTEENATTALSIDKKPVSTAVSITASGLVANDITVQLRVDNGLIDAYNKANGNKSFKALPDGTYSLSADQVTIKAGTNISNAITLNITSPDKIADGAGYLVPVRISSVSGNMRVLESSRVLYILVRKVLYMTVASLTNNYFKVDFSKNNDALKSMSAVTYEARVMVNSFQSYSPFISSVMGIEENFLLRFGDVTIDKSQLQMAGGGAALTIPTPFSTGVWYHVAVTFDGSIENMYVNGALVATKSLSRTVDLTSGDFYLGRSAGGRQLDGALSECRVWSRALSKAEILNGLCGVDPASKGLEAYWKLNEGQGNVASDISGKGHNATAAGPVKWIAGVRCDQ
- a CDS encoding DUF1735 domain-containing protein; this translates as MKKERLKHIRSLLLMAGFLWGMTACKKDTFNTDGLFAYTPAGTVSADTWKQDYVMARSGIFPVNKAGFPVLLTRAFKSDVQVTARIDTSLIATYDSINNITSARPQPGTFVLSGTGSVTIKAGQTTSADSIVVMITDPAKIDPSRVYTVPVVLNIPEDGVPLSSNRKTMFVRVAFKTINVGLNGYQSGNTIPLTINRTPAGDVFTPQQAQFGATLNTKFSANLSVGVTVDNTLIDAYNTSNKTSAVAFPAGTYNLLQQLVNIPAGAVTSTDTFNVAPLNSGAFTPGKTYLLPIRIKDEGPVAADPKNNAVYVSLTVKLQNIDPANGKVTGNQVARTGWNAIVSSTESYYSQASAAAAFDGDYATGWQSKVFGDNTPVFTLDMGSAHSVKGFSFTPMYWNFYGSTYISAPTTMTVYSSTDGVNWTAQGDFSGTAPQGSTTNPDFRYIKFYQSVDGRYFRFVVTKYSGYAAGLGELQAFE